Genomic window (Drosophila sulfurigaster albostrigata strain 15112-1811.04 chromosome 2R, ASM2355843v2, whole genome shotgun sequence):
catacatataaatagaAAGACCTTAGCTTACAAGGTTTTTGAGAACATTTCGTGGCAGCATTTTTCATGTATTTTGTGCCGGTTTGTGAAAGCATCTGATgttgttaaatataaaatgggaaaacatacatataattaacaacaaaataaacaaaaattctgCATATAAACATGATTAAGGACGTTTGAGGATTCCAGCACCAGCTCCTcttatagtaataataaataaatagcatcTACGTCAAATATAAAGCACAATAATCTTAAGTGAAAATTATACGAGTAGTTTCACTGGATCGTCATTGGGTAATACTATTTCATAAGCTTCCTCGAAAGTTTATATTAGTATAGAACACATATCAAATGTGCAGCagaagcaaataaattaaatcaaatagaTTGTGCATGAAAGCTacctaaataaattgtaaatgcaaatgatttgtGTGCGCGCAcgatttttgttgctgttgtgtgtgttcgtgtttTTAGGCTTTCATTAAGAGATGCGGCTCGGAACGCAATGAGTCCGTAAGGTATTGcgttttcattgttttttgaAAATAGCGTTTCTCGTTCGGCGAATTCACCATGTAAACAATTGGACGTACGCCCACATTGCGCCACAGATCGCCGATGTGTCTgcaacaaagccaaaaagaagaagcaacaatTGGAGCATTACAAAATACTTCGAATCGTATTTAATGAATTacttacaaattaaaatcctCCTTGTTTAGGAAGACAACACTAATGCCGATTACAGGAGCAATAATGTTGCGTAGAATTGCACCATAAATTGAGGTAATAAGTGTCGAGGACTTTAGTATGGACAGCGATAGATAACTCTCATGCCACAGGCCACAGATTATTTCGGGTCTCAGTTTGCGCAACTGTGAAAGATAAGAACATTAAAGGTTTGTTAAATTTAGGTTGTAGATAGTGTTTTGGAACTGCCTTTTGGGTAGATAGGAATTATAGCTTGTCACTGAAGAAACTATTAAACTTTTATCTTATGCATTTGTACAtagtattaaaattatgtacatatgctaaaatataaataacgaTAAATAATCATAACGAAATATTCATTTACGGAATaaatacattcatatgtatgcAATGCATACTATGCATATGTTTGTGAATTAGTACATCTAGAACtcaaaacatatacatacatatgtatataaatgttaAGACTCATGAAAGTTCTGAGGTaatctaaattattaaaacattaaaattaaaaatctcaAAAAGTATAAGCATAGTAGACACAACActaaataaacagaaaaagcTAACTATAGAGTTCAATACATTTTAAGTTCAAGAACGAATTTTAACGatgcaaatacataaatcGAACTAGCTTGCTTTGGTCACTTCACAGTCTACACCAAagagcaggtatctcacagtcaagcacaatCGACTTTAACTCGCATTGTTATGCCTAAAAATAGCCGTGATTGTCCATTATGCTGTATTGTGTGTAATCTACGCCTAATGGATTCGGAATTCTACCTGATAAATGGCCAGTGGCGAGCGACTAATGACAATGGTCCGCTGCGTGAATGTTTCATGGGCATGCATGAATTTCTGCAGCTGATCGATCATGAGGGCGCTGGTATCCTGCAAATGCAGGAAGAGAGTGGGCGCAGTGCTTTGCTCCTCCAGAAAATCGGCAAGTTGCTTGATCGTGCACACGGATTCAGCTTCGAATTGCGAACTGCAATTAAAgggaattatatttaatgttgtaATAATGGTAATAGCATAAAatgacttttttttgttacccCATGGGATGGTGATCCGTGATgttcagctgctgcagctcgtGCAGCGTGTGATGCGACAGGTTGCCAGTTAAAGAGGCACGCTCCACAGTCAGCCGATTAGCTATAACAATCTCATTGCAGGACGTAATGCCGGCATCCAGGAGCACATTACGATAGCCACGTGCGAGACACTGCAATGCCAAGAAAAGGGATGTTATCGATTTTTTGTCTGTGTGCGCTAAAAATCAACCACCGATGATTGCTGAcgtcacacacatacactcacctTTTTCACAGCTGCCTTGGAGTTCTCGGGCGCATCGTAGCCGGCACCACGATTAGCGATGGGCCAATAATTGGGCCAATCGTCTGGTGTGTTAAGCAGACTGAGCAAACGCTTCTCGTTGGGGCTGCGTTGAAGCTTGACGAATTTCGATGCCACACAAATGATGATCAGCGTCAGTGTGCCCCAAGGTATGGCAAGGTTACAGAAGAACCAGAACACATTGAAGCAGAAGAAGATGAGGCTCATCGAGCAGCAGAGCAGCTTATAGATCATTTTGAGACACAGCCAGAACCAGCGCCACCACATTCACCACACCTCAagacttttgttgttgttgtgcagaagcagattacaaaattatgcatgtgtgttaggtttatttataaatacatttacacTGTTGGTTTTGTTGCTAATTTGCATTTACCCCAATAAGAAGAATGCGCGCCGTCGACCACCGCCCCGTTGTCGTTACCACTCCCACAATTTGCCTGCTGGTTATATGCGTAAAACGCCCGGtgtttttattcgattttccGGCACAATTCGTTGAAATGAAATCCTCGCTTGCAACcgattaaattgcaataacaCAGCCAAGGCGGACAAAAAAAACCGTCACTTTAATCTAATTGCAGCCGAATTGAAGTGTGCGTAAATTTTCCAATAAGAACTTTGATTAGTGATGTGCATTTGCTGGCTGAGCATCGTTAAAAACTATCGATAACAGCATGCGGCAAAATATTCGCGcgctcaatttaaaattaaatacacataGTAATTGTCACGCAATATAGGTTTATTGACTTTTATGAGTTTATTTACAGCTTTGTCAGCAGGCGAACCCAGCGCCTTATAGATGGATGTGCTAAGCGCGTGTAGACACCAGGATAATATGGGTCTGCAAATAATATGAGAGGTTAACAAACCAATTGCTAGCAAAATGCAACTAATTGTCGAGCTACCTGCACAGCCCACACCCCAGGAAACAATGCCAATCAATTTTCCTTGAGCGGTTAAAGGTCCCCCGCTATCTCCTacaatgtaaaatgtaaaaattagTCACAATTGAGCAATGACTCATGAGCAAGCTAATAACAAACTCACCCTGACAAGCATCCGTGTTGCGAGCAGCCGCACAGAACATGCTAACGACAAACAGAAGATATTAATTAGGTATTTGGTAATCATATCTTTCTTACTTACGCCTCACTCACTCCGCCGTGGAAACTCAAGTCGCGCTGACATTTTGCTTGATTTACTGTCTGAACCGTCGTGTACTTCAATACCGAAGATAACATGGCTTCCGAGCTGCTCATATGCCCCCAGCCGGATACAATGGCCGAAACATTTTCCTCGATGGCCTCGCCAGCTTCTGGCAAACGAATTGGCTTCACATTGGCATCCATGGTCAAGGCACCGGGCAGAGTGCGCATCAGGGCTACATCGAAAT
Coding sequences:
- the LOC133836324 gene encoding glycerophosphodiester phosphodiesterase 1, with translation MWWRWFWLCLKMIYKLLCCSMSLIFFCFNVFWFFCNLAIPWGTLTLIIICVASKFVKLQRSPNEKRLLSLLNTPDDWPNYWPIANRGAGYDAPENSKAAVKKCLARGYRNVLLDAGITSCNEIVIANRLTVERASLTGNLSHHTLHELQQLNITDHHPMGSQFEAESVCTIKQLADFLEEQSTAPTLFLHLQDTSALMIDQLQKFMHAHETFTQRTIVISRSPLAIYQLRKLRPEIICGLWHESYLSLSILKSSTLITSIYGAILRNIIAPVIGISVVFLNKEDFNLHIGDLWRNVGVRPIVYMVNSPNEKRYFQKTMKTQYLTDSLRSEPHLLMKA
- the LOC133836668 gene encoding trypsin-4 produces the protein MQSILLAVILIFALSWISANADVNRRPDGRIVNGRDAREGEFPYQMSLRRLTVHICGASVLDGSWAITAAHCVDGHENQPQEFTLRLGSVKRSSGGSIMSVRTIYKHPSYDASDMNFDVALMRTLPGALTMDANVKPIRLPEAGEAIEENVSAIVSGWGHMSSSEAMLSSVLKYTTVQTVNQAKCQRDLSFHGGVSEAMFCAAARNTDACQGDSGGPLTAQGKLIGIVSWGVGCADPYYPGVYTRLAHPSIRRWVRLLTKL